The following proteins are co-located in the Spinactinospora alkalitolerans genome:
- the trxA gene encoding thioredoxin, with protein MATIELTKDNFNETLTENEFVLIDFWASWCGPCKMFGPVFEKASEAHDDLTFAKVDTEAQQELAASFDIQSIPTLMVVRDKTVIYAQPGALPEEALEDLIKQARDLDMDEVRKEIEKQQADGGQSQA; from the coding sequence GTGGCAACCATCGAACTCACCAAGGACAACTTCAACGAGACGCTGACCGAGAACGAGTTCGTGCTGATCGACTTCTGGGCGTCGTGGTGCGGTCCGTGCAAGATGTTCGGTCCGGTCTTCGAGAAGGCGTCGGAGGCGCACGACGACCTCACCTTCGCCAAGGTCGACACCGAGGCCCAGCAGGAACTCGCCGCGAGCTTCGACATCCAGTCGATCCCCACCCTGATGGTGGTGCGCGACAAGACGGTGATCTACGCGCAGCCGGGCGCGCTTCCTGAAGAGGCGCTGGAGGACCTGATCAAGCAGGCCCGCGATCTCGACATGGACGAGGTCCGCAAGGAGATCGAGAAGCAGCAGGCCGACGGCGGTCAGTCGCAGGCCTGA
- a CDS encoding spermine/spermidine synthase domain-containing protein, with protein MRPTQPPPGTEPVVVARAAGVAGGELVLRRAGRHFEIISNGVFLMDTRDGASEREMVRAALAALPEERIGVRVLIGGLGVGFSAREALDHARVGHVRVIELEPRVIEWHGDHLAPVAGHLLEDPRCEVVCADFVRWLEGTAETFDAVCLDIDNGPGWTVVESNGRLYESAALDRLAQTVRPDGALAFWSAMPAPDFAGLLRRRFGAVEEIEVPARHGGPDVLYLTRPGSL; from the coding sequence GCGCCGCGGGGGTGGCGGGCGGCGAGCTGGTCCTGCGGCGGGCCGGCCGGCACTTCGAGATCATCAGCAACGGGGTGTTCCTCATGGACACCCGCGACGGCGCCTCCGAGCGCGAGATGGTCCGCGCGGCCCTGGCGGCGCTGCCCGAGGAGCGCATCGGCGTCCGGGTGCTGATCGGCGGGCTCGGCGTCGGCTTCTCCGCCCGCGAAGCCCTGGACCACGCCCGCGTCGGGCACGTCCGCGTCATCGAGTTGGAACCGCGGGTCATCGAGTGGCACGGCGACCACCTGGCGCCGGTGGCCGGGCACCTCCTGGAGGACCCGCGCTGCGAGGTGGTGTGCGCCGACTTCGTGCGCTGGCTGGAGGGGACCGCCGAGACCTTCGACGCCGTCTGCCTCGACATCGACAACGGGCCCGGGTGGACCGTGGTCGAGAGCAACGGGAGGCTTTACGAGTCCGCGGCGCTGGACCGGCTGGCGCAGACCGTCCGCCCCGACGGCGCGCTGGCCTTCTGGAGCGCCATGCCCGCTCCGGACTTCGCCGGCCTGCTGCGGCGGCGGTTCGGCGCGGTCGAGGAGATCGAGGTCCCGGCCCGCCACGGCGGCCCCGATGTGCTCTACCTGACCCGGCCGGGCTCGCTGTAG
- a CDS encoding WbqC family protein, which yields MRIAMHQPHYLPWLGLIDKVDRCDLFVVLDHVQYERKGWQNRNYVASKNGPVLLTVPVIQQSRDERIMDKLINNSQPWREKHRRTLADHCYRGAPFWGEFGPEIIRVYEAEWESLADLAMATVRFALDAFGVSTPVVRSSDLGEFPGQKSELLAQLAAKAGATTMLSGDGARGYVDPETFRRYGVEVEWQNFQHPEYPQRSRKGQDFLPRMAALDLLLNVGPEGMERVRAARTPDAGG from the coding sequence GTGCGCATAGCCATGCACCAGCCGCACTACCTGCCCTGGCTGGGCCTCATTGACAAGGTCGACCGGTGTGATCTCTTCGTCGTCCTCGACCACGTGCAGTACGAGCGCAAGGGGTGGCAGAACCGCAACTACGTGGCCTCGAAGAATGGCCCGGTGCTCTTGACCGTTCCGGTTATCCAGCAGAGCCGCGACGAGCGGATTATGGACAAGCTGATCAACAACTCCCAGCCCTGGCGCGAAAAACACCGCCGCACGCTCGCCGATCACTGTTATCGCGGAGCACCATTCTGGGGCGAGTTCGGGCCGGAAATTATCCGCGTCTACGAGGCCGAGTGGGAGAGCCTGGCCGACCTCGCCATGGCCACCGTGCGCTTCGCCCTGGACGCCTTCGGGGTCTCCACCCCGGTGGTCCGCTCCAGTGATCTCGGGGAGTTCCCCGGTCAGAAGAGCGAGCTGCTGGCCCAGCTCGCCGCCAAGGCCGGCGCGACCACGATGCTGTCCGGTGACGGCGCCCGCGGATACGTCGACCCGGAGACCTTCCGGCGCTACGGCGTCGAGGTCGAATGGCAGAACTTCCAGCACCCGGAGTACCCGCAGCGATCCCGCAAGGGACAGGACTTCCTGCCGCGGATGGCCGCTCTGGACCTGCTGTTGAACGTCGGCCCGGAAGGGATGGAACGGGTGCGCGCAGCGCGCACCCCCGACGCCGGTGGTTAG
- a CDS encoding PIG-L deacetylase family protein, producing the protein MTIDWAHERVLIFAPHPDDETLGCGGLMSKAKAAGAEVYVQFITVGDTADLSPKGQSTVQERYGEIKEVADFFRWNDWQIAFPGDEFHLKLDRLARFELSNMIERHSPLSIAELEPTVVIAPHRTSYNQDHQATAEAVHTALRPSDNRLRHHPRLVLAYEEAADQWRYEAAASPNFLVELDEGHVDDKISAMRLYGTQIHEHPHTRSELTLRSLAALRGMQGGVAFAEGYHALRWLA; encoded by the coding sequence ATGACGATCGATTGGGCCCACGAGCGGGTGCTCATCTTCGCGCCCCACCCGGACGACGAGACATTGGGCTGCGGAGGCCTGATGAGCAAGGCGAAGGCCGCCGGCGCGGAGGTCTACGTCCAGTTCATCACCGTGGGCGACACCGCGGACCTCTCCCCCAAGGGGCAGTCGACCGTTCAGGAACGCTACGGCGAGATCAAGGAGGTGGCCGACTTCTTCCGCTGGAACGACTGGCAGATCGCCTTCCCCGGGGACGAGTTCCACCTGAAGCTCGACCGCCTCGCCCGCTTCGAGCTGTCCAACATGATCGAACGCCACAGTCCGCTGTCCATCGCGGAGCTGGAGCCCACCGTGGTGATCGCTCCGCACCGCACCAGCTACAACCAGGACCACCAGGCCACGGCGGAGGCGGTGCACACGGCCCTGCGGCCGTCCGACAACCGGCTCCGCCACCATCCACGCCTGGTGCTCGCCTACGAGGAGGCGGCCGACCAGTGGCGCTACGAGGCCGCCGCGTCCCCCAACTTCCTCGTCGAACTGGACGAGGGCCACGTCGACGACAAGATCAGCGCGATGCGACTGTACGGGACCCAGATCCACGAGCACCCGCACACCCGATCCGAGCTCACCCTGCGCAGCCTCGCCGCACTGCGCGGGATGCAGGGCGGGGTCGCCTTCGCCGAGGGCTACCACGCGCTGCGCTGGCTGGCCTGA
- a CDS encoding DUF202 domain-containing protein, which yields MSRRPARDPGLQAERTLLSWQRTLIVLIVVVLLYMRDPFSDGAAAADAAVDPLHRLVPALGTAALAGMLMAHLRRRWRGTDHGRHDDATGSPPAPVARPWAMVLLSASVAVLGIAVAATAVLG from the coding sequence GTGAGCCGGCGCCCCGCACGCGATCCGGGCCTGCAGGCCGAGCGCACCCTGCTGTCCTGGCAGCGCACGCTCATCGTGCTGATCGTGGTGGTGCTGCTGTACATGCGCGACCCGTTCTCCGACGGCGCCGCGGCCGCGGACGCGGCGGTGGACCCGCTGCACCGGCTCGTGCCGGCCCTGGGCACCGCGGCGCTGGCCGGCATGCTCATGGCGCACCTGCGCCGCAGGTGGCGCGGCACCGACCACGGCCGGCACGACGACGCCACCGGCAGCCCGCCGGCTCCGGTCGCCCGACCCTGGGCGATGGTCCTGCTGAGCGCGTCCGTGGCGGTGCTGGGCATCGCCGTCGCGGCGACCGCGGTGCTGGGTTAG
- a CDS encoding YidH family protein produces MPSSASDQDRETGGGSEPDYRFTLANERTFLAWIRTALALVAGAVAVLHLVPLDWGDGSRLTVGLALTALAVIITVYAPLRWIRVQRAMRRGRPLPMSALPLITTVGVTLVCVAVLVGNYWP; encoded by the coding sequence GTGCCGTCCTCGGCGTCGGACCAGGACCGGGAAACCGGTGGCGGCAGCGAACCGGACTACCGGTTCACGCTCGCCAACGAGCGCACCTTCCTGGCCTGGATCCGCACCGCCCTCGCGCTGGTGGCCGGCGCGGTCGCCGTGCTGCACCTCGTGCCGCTGGACTGGGGCGACGGCAGCCGGCTCACCGTCGGCCTCGCCCTCACCGCGCTCGCCGTCATCATCACGGTCTACGCGCCGCTGCGCTGGATCAGGGTCCAGCGCGCGATGCGCCGCGGTCGGCCGCTGCCCATGAGTGCGCTGCCGCTGATCACCACGGTCGGGGTCACGCTGGTCTGCGTCGCCGTGCTCGTCGGGAACTACTGGCCGTGA
- a CDS encoding NAD-dependent epimerase/dehydratase family protein, with product MKAVVTGGAGFIGSHLCDHLIAHGHEVLVLDDLSTGSETNLEQLSGNPDFELVKGSILDKTLVRDVISECDTVFHLAAAVGVHTIVDKPLQSLRTNLHGTENVVEAAAARGARFLVASTSEVYGKNDTDGLTEDADRILGSPLKSRWSYAAAKGLDELVAYVYGEETGLPCVITRFFNIVGPRQTGRYGMVVPRFVGQALAGEPITVYGDGTQRRCFGSVFDIIPAVVKLMETPAAYNRAVNLGGLEEVTIRGLAERVVELTGSSSRIEYVSYEDAYGEGYEDMQRRMPDTALAGGLIGYKPQRRLDDIIGSIIEHKRAESPSPQVVVA from the coding sequence TTGAAGGCCGTTGTGACCGGCGGTGCCGGCTTCATAGGTTCCCATTTGTGCGACCATCTGATCGCCCACGGGCACGAGGTGCTCGTCCTGGACGACCTGTCCACCGGATCCGAGACGAACCTCGAACAGCTCAGCGGCAACCCCGACTTCGAACTGGTCAAAGGGTCGATCCTGGACAAGACCCTGGTCAGGGACGTGATCAGCGAGTGCGACACGGTGTTTCACCTGGCCGCGGCCGTGGGCGTGCACACCATTGTGGACAAGCCGCTGCAGTCCCTGAGGACCAACCTGCACGGCACGGAGAACGTGGTCGAGGCCGCGGCTGCGCGCGGTGCGCGGTTCCTGGTCGCCTCCACCAGTGAGGTGTACGGCAAGAACGACACCGACGGGCTGACCGAGGACGCCGACCGCATCCTGGGTTCGCCGCTGAAGAGCCGCTGGTCCTATGCCGCCGCCAAGGGGCTGGACGAGCTCGTCGCCTACGTCTACGGCGAGGAGACCGGTCTGCCCTGCGTCATCACGCGGTTCTTCAACATCGTCGGCCCCCGCCAGACCGGGCGCTACGGCATGGTGGTGCCGCGGTTCGTCGGCCAGGCGCTGGCCGGCGAGCCGATCACGGTGTACGGCGACGGCACGCAGCGCCGCTGCTTCGGGTCGGTGTTCGACATCATTCCGGCCGTCGTGAAGCTGATGGAGACGCCGGCCGCCTACAACCGGGCGGTCAACCTGGGCGGCCTGGAGGAGGTGACCATCCGGGGTCTGGCCGAGCGGGTGGTCGAGCTGACCGGCTCCTCCAGCCGGATCGAGTACGTCTCCTACGAGGACGCCTACGGCGAGGGGTACGAGGACATGCAGCGCCGCATGCCCGACACCGCCCTCGCCGGCGGCCTCATCGGCTACAAGCCGCAGCGCAGGCTGGACGACATCATCGGCTCGATCATCGAGCACAAGCGGGCGGAGTCCCCGTCACCGCAGGTCGTGGTGGCCTGA
- a CDS encoding DUF3817 domain-containing protein, which translates to MEKKRLPFTLYRVLAYVTGVWLLLLVLVAMPMKYLVDPETWLMPAIAIPHGYIYMAYVLVVLWLSLDRRWPALKTVGVMLAGTIPLLGFFIEHRIARQEKAATAAEAGQSAPAPTAEG; encoded by the coding sequence TTGGAAAAGAAGCGTCTCCCGTTCACGCTGTACCGCGTACTGGCCTATGTGACGGGTGTCTGGCTGCTGCTCCTGGTTCTCGTCGCGATGCCGATGAAGTACCTCGTCGACCCCGAGACCTGGCTCATGCCGGCGATCGCCATCCCGCACGGCTACATCTACATGGCCTACGTGCTGGTCGTGCTCTGGCTGTCCCTGGACCGCAGGTGGCCGGCGCTCAAGACGGTGGGCGTCATGCTCGCCGGCACGATCCCGCTCCTGGGCTTCTTCATCGAGCACCGGATCGCCCGGCAGGAGAAGGCGGCGACGGCGGCCGAGGCCGGTCAGTCGGCGCCCGCTCCCACCGCGGAGGGCTGA
- a CDS encoding SURF1 family protein encodes MRSPLLRPRWLGIHLLALLAVLGCLTLGAWQYERAKEPGREVVTNPVEDLANATDIGATLEPGGYMPQDKANEAVRATGEYDAEAQLLAPSLSPEGEEGYSVIAPLVTESDVAVVVNRGWIPEDAGGPDAGPSALPALPEGEVAVTGWLMQPQDEASKGYSAMSVPEGQIARIAPALLVNEWPYRLYEGYINLAEQDPASEEAGSAVQPRELPPPEPPQEISWNFKNLSYAAQWAVFAVAAAAFWISLVRRELVDRRSGTPEGTQPSAVGAGAD; translated from the coding sequence ACCCTGGGCGCCTGGCAGTACGAGCGCGCGAAGGAACCCGGCCGGGAGGTCGTCACCAACCCGGTCGAGGACCTCGCGAACGCCACCGACATCGGCGCGACGCTCGAACCCGGCGGCTACATGCCGCAGGACAAGGCGAACGAGGCCGTGCGGGCCACGGGCGAGTACGACGCCGAAGCCCAACTGCTGGCGCCCTCCCTGTCGCCCGAGGGCGAGGAGGGCTACTCCGTCATCGCACCGCTGGTGACCGAGTCCGACGTCGCGGTGGTCGTCAACCGGGGCTGGATCCCCGAGGACGCGGGCGGCCCCGATGCCGGACCGTCGGCGCTGCCCGCGCTGCCCGAGGGCGAGGTCGCGGTCACCGGCTGGCTGATGCAGCCCCAGGACGAGGCGTCCAAGGGGTACTCGGCGATGTCGGTGCCCGAGGGGCAGATCGCGCGGATCGCACCCGCGCTGCTGGTCAACGAGTGGCCCTACCGCCTCTACGAGGGCTACATCAACCTCGCGGAGCAGGACCCCGCCTCCGAGGAGGCCGGTTCGGCGGTGCAGCCGCGCGAGCTCCCGCCGCCGGAGCCGCCGCAGGAGATCAGCTGGAACTTCAAGAACCTGAGCTACGCGGCCCAGTGGGCGGTGTTCGCCGTCGCCGCGGCCGCGTTCTGGATCTCCCTCGTGCGCCGCGAACTCGTCGACCGGCGCTCCGGGACCCCGGAGGGGACTCAGCCCTCCGCGGTGGGAGCGGGCGCCGACTGA
- a CDS encoding glycosyltransferase yields the protein MRTARFIGSWLAGLIALALAVLLFVQWIQFALGAAGTGTPAPLFLWIAFGVNLLVWSFVGLLRLGDDSVRALLRSRAAPRRERAGAAGRPGGGDAAAVGADRVLVRSRTAVGRGGTAGSAGEGPVPAADPAPGAGSGRVSGDAAGSESMTLAVIIPAHNEEPVIDGAITSALRLFNRWDIYVVSDSSHDATADIAAETGVNVLELLTNRGKAGAIEAVISEFDLTENYDAVVILDADTELDEKYVEGVKRQFSDPGVAAVAGFVVAEWKPKERTVVGRLVSAYRDRLYWLLQYLIRFGQTWRFTSTTFIVPGFASAYRTSVLKQIDINPKGLVIEDFNMTFDVHHKRLGRISMKPNTKAYCQDPFTLRDYVSQVRRWTLGFWQTVRRHGVWPSLFWFALFFYILEVLLVAMLLLITAALGVFTLLPVLTDDAVLTFGWYTTGFDAVSAVLPLTVIAVGLFVPDYILTCIMAMVRRRPGYLVYGLFFLPMRIIDSYLTLRTIPQAWTTQSDGRWKSPDRAAGSL from the coding sequence GTGCGCACCGCACGCTTCATCGGAAGTTGGCTCGCCGGCCTGATCGCCTTGGCGCTGGCCGTCCTACTCTTCGTCCAGTGGATCCAGTTCGCGCTGGGAGCCGCCGGAACCGGCACCCCGGCACCGCTGTTCCTCTGGATCGCCTTCGGGGTCAACCTGCTGGTGTGGTCGTTCGTCGGCCTCCTCAGACTGGGTGACGACTCCGTGCGGGCACTGCTGCGCAGCCGGGCGGCGCCGCGGCGCGAACGGGCCGGGGCGGCGGGACGGCCCGGCGGAGGCGACGCCGCGGCGGTCGGGGCCGACCGCGTGCTGGTGCGCTCGCGGACGGCGGTCGGACGCGGCGGGACCGCCGGATCGGCGGGGGAGGGACCGGTACCGGCCGCGGACCCGGCGCCGGGTGCCGGATCCGGCCGGGTCTCCGGGGACGCGGCCGGATCCGAATCGATGACGCTCGCGGTGATCATCCCGGCGCACAACGAGGAGCCGGTCATCGACGGCGCCATCACCTCGGCGCTGCGGCTGTTCAACCGGTGGGACATCTACGTGGTGTCGGACAGCTCGCACGACGCCACGGCCGACATCGCGGCCGAGACGGGCGTCAACGTCCTGGAGCTGCTGACCAACCGGGGCAAGGCCGGCGCCATCGAGGCGGTCATCTCCGAGTTCGACCTCACCGAGAACTACGACGCCGTGGTCATCCTGGACGCCGACACCGAACTCGACGAGAAGTACGTCGAGGGCGTGAAGCGGCAGTTCAGCGACCCCGGCGTGGCCGCGGTGGCCGGGTTCGTGGTGGCGGAGTGGAAACCCAAGGAGCGCACCGTCGTCGGCCGGCTCGTCTCGGCCTACCGCGACCGGCTCTACTGGCTGCTGCAGTACCTCATCCGGTTCGGCCAGACGTGGCGGTTCACCAGCACCACGTTCATCGTCCCCGGCTTCGCCAGCGCCTACCGCACCAGCGTGCTCAAGCAGATCGACATCAACCCCAAGGGGCTGGTGATCGAGGACTTCAACATGACCTTCGACGTGCACCACAAGCGCCTCGGCCGGATCTCGATGAAGCCCAACACCAAGGCCTACTGCCAGGACCCCTTCACCCTGCGCGACTACGTCAGCCAGGTGCGGCGCTGGACGCTGGGCTTCTGGCAGACGGTGCGGCGGCACGGCGTGTGGCCGAGCCTCTTCTGGTTCGCGCTGTTCTTCTACATCCTGGAGGTCCTGCTCGTCGCGATGCTGCTGCTGATCACCGCGGCCCTGGGCGTGTTCACGCTGCTCCCGGTGCTCACCGACGACGCGGTCCTGACGTTCGGCTGGTACACCACCGGATTCGATGCGGTGTCGGCCGTGCTGCCGCTGACCGTGATCGCCGTCGGCCTGTTCGTGCCCGACTACATCCTGACCTGCATCATGGCGATGGTCCGCCGCCGGCCCGGCTACCTGGTCTACGGGCTGTTCTTCCTGCCGATGCGCATCATCGACTCCTATCTCACGCTGCGCACCATCCCGCAGGCGTGGACGACCCAGTCCGACGGCCGCTGGAAGAGCCCGGACCGCGCGGCCGGGTCGCTGTGA